One genomic segment of Streptomyces sp. RKND-216 includes these proteins:
- a CDS encoding DEDDh family exonuclease, which yields MLEDQTARPDEEAGALYIPAQSAPAHRAAASGDACWPSNYPEGYAVVDVETTGLRRDDRIVSAAVYRLDSRGDVEDHWYTQVNPQRDPGPTWIHGLTAEVLADAPLFEEVAADLAERLEGRVLVAHNAVFDWSMIAREYARTAHDLPVRHRLCTIALAKELALPLPNHKLESLAAHYGVVQQRAHHALDDARVLAEAFRPSLHRAARHGVRLPLLACVPLTELPPEPAADRYGSAPRSRPHGFGWRPSRKRPPCPYPNPGRWEPGGPLRQGMRVALSGDTSVDRELLEDRAIEAGLHIATSVSRRTSLVVSNDPHSVTSKVARARTFGTPVIDEAAFTHLLRDVAPAQDPPPGPAGWEVPPSPAG from the coding sequence ATGCTCGAAGACCAGACGGCACGTCCGGACGAGGAGGCGGGGGCCCTGTACATCCCCGCTCAGTCCGCTCCCGCCCACCGCGCCGCCGCCTCCGGCGACGCCTGCTGGCCCTCGAACTACCCCGAGGGGTACGCGGTGGTGGACGTCGAGACCACCGGCCTGCGCCGCGACGACCGGATCGTCTCCGCCGCCGTCTACCGGCTGGACTCGCGCGGTGACGTGGAGGACCACTGGTACACGCAGGTCAACCCGCAGCGCGACCCCGGCCCCACCTGGATCCACGGGCTGACCGCCGAAGTCCTCGCCGACGCACCGCTGTTCGAGGAGGTCGCGGCGGACCTCGCGGAACGGCTGGAGGGCCGCGTCCTGGTGGCGCACAACGCCGTCTTCGACTGGTCCATGATCGCCCGCGAGTACGCCCGTACCGCGCACGACCTGCCCGTCCGGCACCGGCTGTGCACCATCGCGCTCGCCAAGGAGCTGGCGCTGCCGCTGCCCAACCACAAACTGGAGTCGCTCGCGGCGCACTACGGCGTGGTGCAGCAGCGGGCCCACCACGCGCTGGACGACGCCCGGGTGCTGGCCGAGGCGTTCCGCCCGAGCCTCCACCGCGCCGCCCGGCACGGCGTGCGCCTGCCGCTGCTGGCCTGCGTACCGCTCACGGAGCTGCCCCCGGAGCCCGCCGCGGACCGCTACGGCTCCGCGCCCCGCTCCCGTCCGCACGGCTTCGGCTGGCGTCCGTCGCGGAAGCGCCCGCCGTGCCCCTATCCCAACCCGGGGCGGTGGGAGCCGGGCGGCCCGCTGCGGCAGGGCATGCGGGTGGCGCTCTCCGGCGACACCTCCGTCGACCGCGAGCTGCTGGAGGACCGTGCGATCGAGGCGGGCCTGCACATCGCGACCAGCGTCTCCCGCCGGACCAGTCTGGTGGTCAGCAACGACCCGCACTCCGTCACCTCAAAGGTCGCCCGGGCCCGCACCTTCGGCACCCCGGTGATCGACGAGGCCGCGTTCACCCACCTGCTCCGCGACGTCGCACCCGCCCAGGACCCGCCCCCCGGGCCCGCGGGGTGGGAGGTACCCCCGTCCCCGGCGGGCTGA